In the genome of Drosophila yakuba strain Tai18E2 chromosome 3R, Prin_Dyak_Tai18E2_2.1, whole genome shotgun sequence, one region contains:
- the LOC6538732 gene encoding C2 domain-containing protein 5 isoform X3: MPGKVGVKIKAARNLPVMDKSSETTDAFVEIKLASVTHKTDVFRKSLNPTWNTDWFRFEVDDAELQDEPLQIRLMDYDTYSANDAIGKVNISLNPLCLESSSQAVHGKGTVLSGWIPVFDTMHGIRGEINVIVKVDLFSDVNKFRQSSCGIPFFHSQCVPFGYRAQVIHGFVEELVVNDDPEYQWIDKIRTPRASNEARQVVFLKLSGQVQRRMGLKAINMGANAVIGYTQCFDLEGDVGVVARGIGTAVTLIKDTSTSQPNSADVALIEESSSELQQQPCSIGAAASTGPSNIPTTVEGSSPNLKRFASPVSNSRLKLTPSPSKSGISATTNADSASTSTASTATTMVPATVGEICRRSSDSDLSVTPKGIAFTFHRKRNSICVASERLVAATAMMRLTQPSVGAKPGTAADSLDMLEYPFLTMTKYPTGFILHLGATVAARSVKLLERVPNPDEPEVRDSWWTELRMEIRSHARSLGCNVVLGYAETTTISDDVCVLSATGTAAVINMVFNRSVSQTDIFTMSKATASVAAMTNSVEDGNGSTAGDTSIGKDSGSLGTGNSSGGKRYGLPPLNGPRNACAICHIPYNLSSVPFNVKMKKCAVCRKGRVPDVLLATLEVPEFMQVTGRGCFMQAQVVRAKRDLRAELNAKEISDGLPFLEYELHRVLINKLKAKGMNAIFGLRTQVAIGERMIALIATGTALFLTALPVPQVPKIVAGNSWTDKQKLNELQKKLQETFERNQEIYQLKSLDPDLVANAGGVPTTGASGDKQSDTDDSDEEEMNEIDLNCGNKELCVLEVDDIEDLEIISLLMEPYPPEGFHVVNTQQVPGMLEMDTVKNLQMFTQVWRARLEVGQSVNGFPKHFQRLLQTIYFKLRTMIPCAICDLRFRLDLPETDQIQLLVTGMAMGLSDANRMKYRGRGRPAQQQQQQQPAPQQQNGFHDGTVHATQSQPELHGKRMLQEEDYIFPLDEDQMVDTPTPTSTAIPPFGMSSFKMRKTSPSRLNNLVSGLPSTGVKPLNVGSVPRSRYFPLRDRYGVDVTPLSFIPGGRIDKYLGNLNFFFIRESTSIRENGGISGFVHGFITELLAVVRAHIASLGGNAMVSFYITELMLFDNQHKNQGQCLISIGGDAVYVSYHADD; the protein is encoded by the exons ATGCCGGGCAAGGTGGGGGTGAAGATTAAGGCGGCGCGCAACCTGCCCGTGATGGACAAAAGCAGCGAAACCACGGACGCCTTCGTGGAGATCAAACTGGCCTCGGTGACCCACAAGACGGATGTCTTCCGCAAGAGTTTGAATCCCACCTGGAATACCGATTG GTTCCGTTTCGAGGTGGACGATGCTGAGCTCCAGGATGAGCCCCTGCAAATTCGCCTTATGGACTACGACACGTACTCTGCGAACGATGCAATCGGAAAAGTCAACATCAGCTTGAATCCTCTGTGCCTGGAGAGCTCTAGTCAGGCGGTGCACGGCAAGGGCACTGTGCTATCCGGCTGGATTCCCGTTTTCGACACTATGCACGGCATCCGCGGCGAGATCAATGTGATTGTTAAGGTGGATCTGTTCTCGGACGTTAACAAGTTTCGGCAGAGCTCCTGCGGCATCCCCTTCTTCCATT CTCAGTGTGTGCCATTTGGCTACCGCGCCCAGGTGATTCATGGCTTTGTTGAGGAATTAGTGGTCAATGACGATCCGGAGTACCAGTGGATCGACAAAATACGCACCCCGCGCGCTTCCAACGAGGCTCGCCAAGTGGTTTTTCTCAAGTTGTCTGGCCAAGTGCAGCGGAGAATGGGTCTTAAGGCTATTAATATGGGTGCTAATGCCGTCATCGGTTATACCCAGTGCTTCGATCTGGAGGGCGACGTGGGTGTGGTGGCCCGAGGCATTGGAACGGCTGTCACGCTGATCAAGGACACCAGCACAAGTCAGCCAAACAGTGCGGATGTGGCTCTAATCGAAGA ATCCAGCTCCGAGCTCCAACAGCAACCCTGTTCCATAGGAGCAGCCGCAAGCACTGGACCGTCCAATATACCCACAACGGTGGAGGGTAGCAGTCCCAATTTGAAACGCTTCGCCTCGCCGGTGAGCAACAGTCGTCTAAAGTTGACGCCTAGTCCCTCGAAGAGCGGCATCTCGGCGACAACGAATGCGGATAGCGCATCCACTTCTACCGCCTCGACGGCCACAACAATGGTGCCGGCCACCGTCGGCGAGATCTGCCGCAGATCCTCCGACTCCGACCTTAGTGTCACGCCCAAAG GCATAGCCTTTACGTTCCACCGGAAGC GAAACTCCATATGTGTGGCTAGTGAGCGCCTGGTGGCCGCCACGGCGATGATGCGTTTAACGCAGCCGTCGGTGGGAGCCAAACCTGGAACGGCGGCCGACAGTCTGGATATGTTGGAGTATCCCTTCCTGACCATGACAAAATACCCGACGGGATTCATTCTTCATTTGGGCGCAACGGTCGCGGCACGTTCCGTAAAACTGCTGGAGCGTGTGCCCAATCCGGATGAGCCAGAAGTACGAGACAGCTGGTGGACGGAGCTCCGAATGGAGATCCGATCGCATGCCCGTTCCCTGGGCTGTAATGTGGTGCTAGGTTATGCCGAAACCACCACCATATC TGACGATGTCTGCGTTTTATCTGCCACAGGAACGGCGGCAGTGATTAACATGGTGTTCAATCGATCTGTATCGCAAACCGATATCTTTACCATGTCAAAAGCAACCGCCAGCGTTGCAGCCATGACAAATTCCGTGGAGGACGGAAATGGAAGCACCGCCGGGGATACGAGCATTGGCAAGGACAGCGGTTCCCTGGGCACCGGCAACAGTTCGGGAGGCAAACGCTATGGACTTCCCCCACTCAATGGACCCCGGAATGCCTGTGCCATCTGCCACATACCCTACAACCTAAGTTCGGTGCCTTTCAATGTGAAGATGAAGAAGTGCGCGGTGTGCCGCAAGGGAAGAGTTCCGGATGTACTGCTCGCCACGCTGGAAGTGCCCGAGTTTATGCAGGTTACCGGAAGGGGTTGCTTCATGCAGGCCCAAGTGGTGCGCGCCAAAAGAGATCTGCGTGCGGAGCTGAACGCCAAAGAAATATCGGATGGTCTACCCTTCTTGGAGTACGAACTTCATCGAGTGCTGATCAACAAGCTGAAGGCCAAGGGCATGAATGCCATCTTTGGACTACGCACACAAGTTGCCATTGGCGAGCGTATGATAGCGTTGATAGCCACGGGAACGGCTCTATTTCTCACAGCTTTACCGGTGCCGCAGGTACCAAAGATCGTGGCAGGCAACTCGTGGACCGACAAGCAAAAGCTTAATGAGTTGCAGAAGAAATTGCAAGAAACGTTTGAACGCAACCAGGAGATATACCAGCTGAAAAGCTTGGATCCGGATTTGGTAGCCAATGCCGGAGGAGTACCAACCACAGGCGCCTCTGGCGATAAACAATCGGATACAGACGACTCTGATGAAGAGGAGATGAACGAAATCGATCTGAACTGTGGCAACAAGGAGTTGTGTGTCCTGGAAGTGGACGATATCGAAGACTTGGAAATCATATCGCTATTAATGGAGCCTTATCCGCCGGAAGGCTTCCATGTGGTCAATACGCAGCAGGTGCCGGGAATGCTGGAAATGGATACAGTCAAGAATCTGCAGATGTTCACCCAAGTGTGGCGCGCTCGACTCGAGGTGGGCCAAAGTGTAAACGGATTTCCCAAACACTTTCAGAG ACTGTTGCAGACCATTTACTTCAAGCTACGCACTATGATACCCTGTGCTATCTGCGATCTTCGTTTCCGACTAGATCTGCCAGAGACG GATCAAATTCAATTGCTAGTCACTGGCATGGCTATGGGCCTGAGCGATGCCAACCGAATGAAGTACCGCGGACGCGGACGACCggctcagcagcagcagcagcagcagccggcACCTCAACAGCAGAACGGATTTCATGATGGCACGGTGCACGCCACTCAATCTCAGCCAGAGTTACACGGTAAACGAATGCTGCAAGAGGAGGATTACATATTTCCGTTGGACGAGGATCAGATGGTGGACACACCCACGCCGACCAGCACCGCTATTCCGCCATTCGGAATGAGCTCATTTAAAATGCGAAAAACTTCGCCATCGCGTCTAAACAACCTCGTTTCGGGATTGCCTTCAACCGGAGTCAAGCCGTTGAACGTTGGATCGGTTCCACGTAGCCGTTAT TTTCCTCTGCGCGATCGTTATGGAGTGGACGTGACACCACTAAGTTTCATACCCGGTGGTCGTATAGATAAATATTTGGGCAACCTGAACTTCTTCTTTATTCGGGAGAGCACCTCGATCCGGGAAAATGGCGGCATCAGCGGATTTGTCCATGGCTTTATTACCGAACTGCTGGCTGTAGTGAGGGCTCACATCGCTTCGCTGGGCGGAAATGCCATGGTCTCTTTTTACATCACCGAACTCATGTTGTTCGATAATCAGCACAAAAATCAG GGCCAGTGCCTGATTAGCATCGGTGGCGATGCTGTCTATGTGAGCTACCATGCCGATGACTGA
- the LOC6538732 gene encoding C2 domain-containing protein 5 isoform X4 encodes MPGKVGVKIKAARNLPVMDKSSETTDAFVEIKLASVTHKTDVFRKSLNPTWNTDWFRFEVDDAELQDEPLQIRLMDYDTYSANDAIGKVNISLNPLCLESSSQAVHGKGTVLSGWIPVFDTMHGIRGEINVIVKVDLFSDVNKFRQSSCGIPFFHSQCVPFGYRAQVIHGFVEELVVNDDPEYQWIDKIRTPRASNEARQVVFLKLSGQVQRRMGLKAINMGANAVIGYTQCFDLEGDVGVVARGIGTAVTLIKDTSTSQPNSADVALIEESSSELQQQPCSIGAAASTGPSNIPTTVEGSSPNLKRFASPVSNSRLKLTPSPSKSGISATTNADSASTSTASTATTMVPATVGEICRRSSDSDLSVTPKGNSICVASERLVAATAMMRLTQPSVGAKPGTAADSLDMLEYPFLTMTKYPTGFILHLGATVAARSVKLLERVPNPDEPEVRDSWWTELRMEIRSHARSLGCNVVLGYAETTTISDDVCVLSATGTAAVINMVFNRSVSQTDIFTMSKATASVAAMTNSVEDGNGSTAGDTSIGKDSGSLGTGNSSGGKRYGLPPLNGPRNACAICHIPYNLSSVPFNVKMKKCAVCRKGRVPDVLLATLEVPEFMQVTGRGCFMQAQVVRAKRDLRAELNAKEISDGLPFLEYELHRVLINKLKAKGMNAIFGLRTQVAIGERMIALIATGTALFLTALPVPQVPKIVAGNSWTDKQKLNELQKKLQETFERNQEIYQLKSLDPDLVANAGGVPTTGASGDKQSDTDDSDEEEMNEIDLNCGNKELCVLEVDDIEDLEIISLLMEPYPPEGFHVVNTQQVPGMLEMDTVKNLQMFTQVWRARLEVGQSVNGFPKHFQRLLQTIYFKLRTMIPCAICDLRFRLDLPETDQIQLLVTGMAMGLSDANRMKYRGRGRPAQQQQQQQPAPQQQNGFHDGTVHATQSQPELHGKRMLQEEDYIFPLDEDQMVDTPTPTSTAIPPFGMSSFKMRKTSPSRLNNLVSGLPSTGVKPLNVGSVPRSRYFPLRDRYGVDVTPLSFIPGGRIDKYLGNLNFFFIRESTSIRENGGISGFVHGFITELLAVVRAHIASLGGNAMVSFYITELMLFDNQHKNQGQCLISIGGDAVYVSYHADD; translated from the exons ATGCCGGGCAAGGTGGGGGTGAAGATTAAGGCGGCGCGCAACCTGCCCGTGATGGACAAAAGCAGCGAAACCACGGACGCCTTCGTGGAGATCAAACTGGCCTCGGTGACCCACAAGACGGATGTCTTCCGCAAGAGTTTGAATCCCACCTGGAATACCGATTG GTTCCGTTTCGAGGTGGACGATGCTGAGCTCCAGGATGAGCCCCTGCAAATTCGCCTTATGGACTACGACACGTACTCTGCGAACGATGCAATCGGAAAAGTCAACATCAGCTTGAATCCTCTGTGCCTGGAGAGCTCTAGTCAGGCGGTGCACGGCAAGGGCACTGTGCTATCCGGCTGGATTCCCGTTTTCGACACTATGCACGGCATCCGCGGCGAGATCAATGTGATTGTTAAGGTGGATCTGTTCTCGGACGTTAACAAGTTTCGGCAGAGCTCCTGCGGCATCCCCTTCTTCCATT CTCAGTGTGTGCCATTTGGCTACCGCGCCCAGGTGATTCATGGCTTTGTTGAGGAATTAGTGGTCAATGACGATCCGGAGTACCAGTGGATCGACAAAATACGCACCCCGCGCGCTTCCAACGAGGCTCGCCAAGTGGTTTTTCTCAAGTTGTCTGGCCAAGTGCAGCGGAGAATGGGTCTTAAGGCTATTAATATGGGTGCTAATGCCGTCATCGGTTATACCCAGTGCTTCGATCTGGAGGGCGACGTGGGTGTGGTGGCCCGAGGCATTGGAACGGCTGTCACGCTGATCAAGGACACCAGCACAAGTCAGCCAAACAGTGCGGATGTGGCTCTAATCGAAGA ATCCAGCTCCGAGCTCCAACAGCAACCCTGTTCCATAGGAGCAGCCGCAAGCACTGGACCGTCCAATATACCCACAACGGTGGAGGGTAGCAGTCCCAATTTGAAACGCTTCGCCTCGCCGGTGAGCAACAGTCGTCTAAAGTTGACGCCTAGTCCCTCGAAGAGCGGCATCTCGGCGACAACGAATGCGGATAGCGCATCCACTTCTACCGCCTCGACGGCCACAACAATGGTGCCGGCCACCGTCGGCGAGATCTGCCGCAGATCCTCCGACTCCGACCTTAGTGTCACGCCCAAAG GAAACTCCATATGTGTGGCTAGTGAGCGCCTGGTGGCCGCCACGGCGATGATGCGTTTAACGCAGCCGTCGGTGGGAGCCAAACCTGGAACGGCGGCCGACAGTCTGGATATGTTGGAGTATCCCTTCCTGACCATGACAAAATACCCGACGGGATTCATTCTTCATTTGGGCGCAACGGTCGCGGCACGTTCCGTAAAACTGCTGGAGCGTGTGCCCAATCCGGATGAGCCAGAAGTACGAGACAGCTGGTGGACGGAGCTCCGAATGGAGATCCGATCGCATGCCCGTTCCCTGGGCTGTAATGTGGTGCTAGGTTATGCCGAAACCACCACCATATC TGACGATGTCTGCGTTTTATCTGCCACAGGAACGGCGGCAGTGATTAACATGGTGTTCAATCGATCTGTATCGCAAACCGATATCTTTACCATGTCAAAAGCAACCGCCAGCGTTGCAGCCATGACAAATTCCGTGGAGGACGGAAATGGAAGCACCGCCGGGGATACGAGCATTGGCAAGGACAGCGGTTCCCTGGGCACCGGCAACAGTTCGGGAGGCAAACGCTATGGACTTCCCCCACTCAATGGACCCCGGAATGCCTGTGCCATCTGCCACATACCCTACAACCTAAGTTCGGTGCCTTTCAATGTGAAGATGAAGAAGTGCGCGGTGTGCCGCAAGGGAAGAGTTCCGGATGTACTGCTCGCCACGCTGGAAGTGCCCGAGTTTATGCAGGTTACCGGAAGGGGTTGCTTCATGCAGGCCCAAGTGGTGCGCGCCAAAAGAGATCTGCGTGCGGAGCTGAACGCCAAAGAAATATCGGATGGTCTACCCTTCTTGGAGTACGAACTTCATCGAGTGCTGATCAACAAGCTGAAGGCCAAGGGCATGAATGCCATCTTTGGACTACGCACACAAGTTGCCATTGGCGAGCGTATGATAGCGTTGATAGCCACGGGAACGGCTCTATTTCTCACAGCTTTACCGGTGCCGCAGGTACCAAAGATCGTGGCAGGCAACTCGTGGACCGACAAGCAAAAGCTTAATGAGTTGCAGAAGAAATTGCAAGAAACGTTTGAACGCAACCAGGAGATATACCAGCTGAAAAGCTTGGATCCGGATTTGGTAGCCAATGCCGGAGGAGTACCAACCACAGGCGCCTCTGGCGATAAACAATCGGATACAGACGACTCTGATGAAGAGGAGATGAACGAAATCGATCTGAACTGTGGCAACAAGGAGTTGTGTGTCCTGGAAGTGGACGATATCGAAGACTTGGAAATCATATCGCTATTAATGGAGCCTTATCCGCCGGAAGGCTTCCATGTGGTCAATACGCAGCAGGTGCCGGGAATGCTGGAAATGGATACAGTCAAGAATCTGCAGATGTTCACCCAAGTGTGGCGCGCTCGACTCGAGGTGGGCCAAAGTGTAAACGGATTTCCCAAACACTTTCAGAG ACTGTTGCAGACCATTTACTTCAAGCTACGCACTATGATACCCTGTGCTATCTGCGATCTTCGTTTCCGACTAGATCTGCCAGAGACG GATCAAATTCAATTGCTAGTCACTGGCATGGCTATGGGCCTGAGCGATGCCAACCGAATGAAGTACCGCGGACGCGGACGACCggctcagcagcagcagcagcagcagccggcACCTCAACAGCAGAACGGATTTCATGATGGCACGGTGCACGCCACTCAATCTCAGCCAGAGTTACACGGTAAACGAATGCTGCAAGAGGAGGATTACATATTTCCGTTGGACGAGGATCAGATGGTGGACACACCCACGCCGACCAGCACCGCTATTCCGCCATTCGGAATGAGCTCATTTAAAATGCGAAAAACTTCGCCATCGCGTCTAAACAACCTCGTTTCGGGATTGCCTTCAACCGGAGTCAAGCCGTTGAACGTTGGATCGGTTCCACGTAGCCGTTAT TTTCCTCTGCGCGATCGTTATGGAGTGGACGTGACACCACTAAGTTTCATACCCGGTGGTCGTATAGATAAATATTTGGGCAACCTGAACTTCTTCTTTATTCGGGAGAGCACCTCGATCCGGGAAAATGGCGGCATCAGCGGATTTGTCCATGGCTTTATTACCGAACTGCTGGCTGTAGTGAGGGCTCACATCGCTTCGCTGGGCGGAAATGCCATGGTCTCTTTTTACATCACCGAACTCATGTTGTTCGATAATCAGCACAAAAATCAG GGCCAGTGCCTGATTAGCATCGGTGGCGATGCTGTCTATGTGAGCTACCATGCCGATGACTGA